DNA from Asticcacaulis excentricus:
TGAGATTGGCCATTTCCTGACGGTCGATGCCGCGGCCCGAACGCTCATACTGATTTGACAGGCGCTCGATACCGTTCAGTTCGCTGCTGAGGCGGCCATATTCGCTGCGCGTCAGGCGGCCCGAACGGCGGCCCATGTCGAGGCGGTCTTCGAGGCGGTCGATACGCGCATCAACCCGGTTGTCGCGGTAGTCGCGGACATCTTCGCGGCGATCGTAACGGTCATAGCGGTCGTAGCGGTCATAGCGGTCATACTGGCCGGCCGCGAAGGCGGGGGTGATGGCGGTCAGGCCGGCAATGGCAACGGCAGCGGCGGCAATGGTCTTGAGCTTGGTCATCTGGCTTTCTCCTTGGGTCAGGTGTGACGCTGTGGATCAGCGTTGAGACCTTTATAAAAGCCGCCACTCGAACCGAAGCTGAACGGTGCGGTTCATTTTCGGTTCAGGGTTTGCGCCGTCGATTTCCGCTTGCACTTGGGCGGATTTGGCCGCAAAAGCCGCCTGTTTGCGTAGATCGCCCGGCGCGCCGCCCGGAGAGACGATGACCCAAGAAGAAGGCCAGACCATGAGCGCCAAACCTGCCACCATTCCCGAACGTCCGTGGTTTTCGTCGGGCCCGACGGCCAAGCGTCCCGGCTGGACGCCCGAAGCCCTGTCGGGTGCGCCTGTGGGGCGTTCCAACCGCTCAAAGGTGACGGTCGGTCGTATTCGTCAGGCGCTGGACATGACGCGCGAGATTCTGCGTCTCCCCGCTGACTATCAGGTGTTCATGGTGCCGGGCTCCGACACCGGGGCGTTCGAGGCCGCCATGTGGAACCTTCTGGGGGCGCGCAAGGTGCAGCTTCTGGCCTTTGAAAACTTCGGCCAGTTGTGGGCCGATGACGCCACCAAACACCTCAAACTCGATGCCGAAGTGCTGTCGGCCCCTTATGGAGAGCTGCCTGACCTGACGCAGATCGATCCGCAGGCCGATCTGGTCTTTCCGTGGAACGGCACGACCTCCGGCGTGCGGGTGCCCAACAGCGACTTTCTGAATGGCCATGCGGTTGCCGACAGCGGGCTGGTGCTGTGTGACGCCACCTCGGCGGCTTTCTGCATGGACCTGCCGTGGGAGAAGCTCGATGTTGCCACCTTCTCCTTCCAGAAGGCGCTGGGTGGGGAAGCCGGGATCGGCGTGCTGATCCTGTCGCCCAAGGCGGTCGAACGACTCAACAGCTTCGATTCGGGCCGGGCCATCCCCAAGGTGCTACGCCTGAAAAAAGGCAATGCAGCCGACGCGGCCATTCTGGGCGGTGACGCCATCAACACCTTTTCGTTTCTGGTCATCGAAGACTATCTCGACGCTCTGCGCTGGGCGCAGCGCGAAGGCGGGCTCGATGGCCTGATCCAGCGTTGCAATGAGGCGGCCGGGGCCCTGTTTGACTGGGTGGAAAAGACGCCGTGGATCGACTTCGTGGCGGTGGACCAGGCGACACGCTCGACCACCTCGGTGTGCCTCAAATTCGTTGATCCGGCCATTCAGGCGCTGCCCGCCGAGGCGCAGGCGAAACTGGCGGCGCGCGTCGGCAGCCTGCTGGAGCTGGAAGGCGTGGCGTTTGACATCACCGGCTATCGCGCGGCCCCGCCGGGCCTGCGCGTCTGGTGCGGCTGTACGGTCGAGGCCGAGGACGTCGAGGCCCTGCTGCCGTGGCTGGAATGGGCCTATGCGGCGGCCGTGGCCGAACTGGGGCTGGTCGCCGCCTGACCGCTCAGGCTTCCGGCTTGCCACCCTTGTCGGCCTTCGGGCCTATGCCGGTGACGGCCGTGCCGAAGACCAGCAGCACCGCGCCATAGATAATGCTCTCTGTGTCGCCAGAGAAGCCCTTTAGCAGCAGACAGGTGCCACCGGCCGCCATGCCGGTTTGCAACATCCGCAGTCCCTGCTTGCGCCGGGCCTCTGTGCGCCCGGTCACGCCCCAGATCAGGCCGCCTAGACCAATGGTGACAAACACCCCGGCCACGATCGTCAAAAATGTCCACATGGTGTGAATCCTCTTTGTGTCAAGGGAGCTTGACACACAGTGACGATCCAGTCAAGCGACCTGGACATTATGCACTTGACATACCACGTCTGAATTTGTAGTGTTTTTGCATTGGAGATAACAATGCAAACGCTCACCGACCCCATTTTCCACGATGAAGAAGCCGCCCGCGTTCATTTTGAAGCGCTGCGTTGGCCGGACGGTCGCGTTTGCCCTCATTGTGGCGTTGTCGGCAACTCAACGCTTATGCAGGGCAAGACGACGCGCGCCGGACTTTATAAGTGTAAAGAGCCTGAATGCCGCAAGCCGTTTACCGCCACGATGGGGACGATTTACGAGCGATCACATATCCCTTTGCATAAATGGCTTCTGGCTACGCAAATCATGTGTTCCAGCAAGAAAGGCGTAAGCGCAAATCAGCTTTACCGTATGCTTGGCTTTGGCAGCTATCGGACGGCTTGGTTTATGGCTCACCGCATCCGCGAGGCCATGCTTGCCAACGATGAAACGCCTATGGGTGGCGACGGTGGCGTAGTTGAGGCTGATGAAACGTTTTTTGGGCGCGATCCAGAGGCCAAGGAAAGCCGCATGGCAATTCGTTCGATGAACAAAATTGTCACGCTGCTTGATCGAAACTCAGGCAAAACCCGCAGCGTTGTTGTGAAGGAAATCACCGTCAAATCTGTGACGGAAATTCTCAACGCTAATGTCAGTGAAAAGGCCAATCTGGTTACCGATGAAGCCCACCACTACAAGGCCCCCGGCAAGACTTTTTCGAGCCACAAAAGCGTCAATCACGCTCAAAAAGAGTATGTAAATAAGGAAGATAAGACGATCACGACAAACCAGATTGAAGGCTTTTTCGGCATTTTCAAGCGTGGTATG
Protein-coding regions in this window:
- a CDS encoding phosphoserine transaminase, yielding MSAKPATIPERPWFSSGPTAKRPGWTPEALSGAPVGRSNRSKVTVGRIRQALDMTREILRLPADYQVFMVPGSDTGAFEAAMWNLLGARKVQLLAFENFGQLWADDATKHLKLDAEVLSAPYGELPDLTQIDPQADLVFPWNGTTSGVRVPNSDFLNGHAVADSGLVLCDATSAAFCMDLPWEKLDVATFSFQKALGGEAGIGVLILSPKAVERLNSFDSGRAIPKVLRLKKGNAADAAILGGDAINTFSFLVIEDYLDALRWAQREGGLDGLIQRCNEAAGALFDWVEKTPWIDFVAVDQATRSTTSVCLKFVDPAIQALPAEAQAKLAARVGSLLELEGVAFDITGYRAAPPGLRVWCGCTVEAEDVEALLPWLEWAYAAAVAELGLVAA
- a CDS encoding IS1595 family transposase — protein: MQTLTDPIFHDEEAARVHFEALRWPDGRVCPHCGVVGNSTLMQGKTTRAGLYKCKEPECRKPFTATMGTIYERSHIPLHKWLLATQIMCSSKKGVSANQLYRMLGFGSYRTAWFMAHRIREAMLANDETPMGGDGGVVEADETFFGRDPEAKESRMAIRSMNKIVTLLDRNSGKTRSVVVKEITVKSVTEILNANVSEKANLVTDEAHHYKAPGKTFSSHKSVNHAQKEYVNKEDKTITTNQIEGFFGIFKRGMRGIYQHCKSHHLRRYLAEFDFRYSNREALGCDDTERTNRAVMGVVGRRLMYQRPERQQAINALV